From Apium graveolens cultivar Ventura chromosome 9, ASM990537v1, whole genome shotgun sequence, the proteins below share one genomic window:
- the LOC141684740 gene encoding ethylene-responsive transcription factor WIN1-like, whose amino-acid sequence MVQSKKFRGVRQRHWGSWVAEIRHPLLKRRVWLGTFETAEEAARAYDEAAVLMSGRNAKTNFPVPPPQTPQQTDEKIKDNINSENNNQSVPSTSSLSAILSAKLRKCCKSPSPSLTCLRLDTEYSHIGVWQKRAGPRSVSNWVMTVDLGNNNINNNGSSHEQNVVAVEQAGAAPIPITTGSTGSGNLDEEERIALQMIEELLNRN is encoded by the exons ATGGTACAATCAAAGAAGTTCAGAGGTGTTCGCCAGCGCCACTGGGGCTCCTGGGTTGCTGAGATTCGCCATCCTTTATT GAAGAGGAGGGTGTGGCTAGGGACGTTTGAAACGGCGGAAGAGGCGGCGAGAGCATACGACGAAGCTGCTGTGTTAATGAGTGGCCGGAATGCTAAAACAAACTTTCCAGTCCCGCCACCTCAAACACCGCAGCAAACCGATGAGAAAATTAAAGACAATATTAACTCCGAAAATAATAATCAATCGGTACCATCTACATCATCGCTTTCTGCTATATTAAGCGCGAAGCTCCGAAAATGTTGCAAGTCTCCATCTCCATCACTAACGTGTTTAAGGCTGGACACGGAATATTCTCACATTGGAGTGTGGCAAAAGCGAGCCGGGCCACGTTCGGTTTCTAACTGGGTCATGACAGTTGACCTAGGAAACAACAACATTAATAATAACGGAAGTTCACACGAACAAAATGTTGTGGCTGTTGAACAAGCCGGAGCTGCACCGATCCCGATCACAACCGGGAGCACCGGTAGCGGTAATTTGGATGAAGAGGAAAGGATTGCACTTCAAATGATCGAAGAACTTCTCAACAGAAATTGA